In Malus sylvestris chromosome 2, drMalSylv7.2, whole genome shotgun sequence, the genomic stretch AGTGTTAGAgctgcaaaaaacaaacaaggcGGCCGTGGTTTTTCTGGTGGCCAGGCTTTtctgtattttattttagtcTAAAGAAAACAACTTGCAGATggagaataagagagagagagagagaagctggTGGCTGTGATTTCTTGTGGCTGAGGGCTCCATCTAAAACTGCATTCTCAGTGGCCCACGTGTCCGAATCTGGTCCCACCGAGAGCAGGTCCGATTTATTACTTGGTGGATGATTGCGCTTGGGATGCCGTGAAATGCGACTTGCGTCCGATATTTTAATTCCGGAAATACCCCCATTTTGTTTAGCAGTACCGACGTCTCGAAGAAGAAAGAGGCGGTGGGGTACATGGCCCGAATGGTCATTAAACATTGGGAGCTGTAAAGGCTTTCACGTTCGATGGACCCGCATAGATTTACACGCACACACGTGGCTGGAAATGCTTGGGCCTCCGACACGTGGCCTTATATGGGAGGAGTGAATGACACGTGGCGTTTTCTGAGGGAATCGAGGActgcaaacaaaacaaaaagttgTGGCTTGGTCTATTTGGGGAAATAGGGATAAGATACAGTCGGATGAAGATTACCAGAAGATGAGGGGCCACGATTCCTGGTACACAAGaaaaggagagattttttaggtgaCTCATAATAGGGAGTGGTACggtttatattattatataaatagagGTCGGTATTTTGAACAGAGTGAAATTTTCTTCAAAAACAATGAGTCTAAATTGGATTTTGAGCAGGTATTTTAGTAAGGTTTTCCGCACTAGACTGCAAATTTAAGTGATATTAGTGGAAAAGGATATTCGCCGGATCGTTTTCCTAGGGGTTTCATAATTGTgtttgtttatcgtacatcatgcgatcagaaattatttaaaatttaaaattcaaatataaatagtacctaacgaaaattgACACGATTGCAAGATCCCTAGGAAAAAAAAgccggcgaggatccttttccaatATCAATGACATAGGTCAAAATTTTGCAGTAGGCTATGAATTTGAATGCTATGagtgtgatttatttttctaatttaatatattaaattCGTGATTGTCGTAGCTATGTAATAAAAtataagagagagaaaagacGTAAACATCTAAACATAGaaactaatttaatatattaaaatCATGATTGTCGTATCTATGTAACAAAAtataagagagagaaaagatgTAAACATCGTaaacacagaaaaaaaaagaacaagtaGAGATATCTCATATTTAATACGTAGAACTTAACCCTATCAAATTGAAACCACTTTAACAGTAGTATAATACGAATCAAACTCATTCCTTCTAATTCTTAAATATAGTCAAACTCATTCTTTCTAATTCTTAAATATAGTCATCATACTTACCTAAACTACTATGGAAAGCCTAAGGCTTCCAAGTGAGCCAAAAAATTGAGCGCCATATCAATAATATAGGAATCAAACTTCTACAATGGACTggaaaatttatattttatgaaagtgattttgattttttagttCAATATATTAAACTCATGAATGTGATTTCTATACGAGAAAAGAggtaggaaaaaaaagaagatatagTAGATTGATCCCATAGTTAATATATATGAAACTCACTCATATCAAGCTCACACCAATATGACACTAGTGTAATCAATCAAACTCACGGTAACATGTGTTTATCCATAAAACCACTTAAGTAATTTTATCGAGAAGCATATGAGGAGGTGTGCtaatttttcaattctattttatgGAGAACCACCTCTCATATGGTTTTCCTTGTTAGTGATTATGTCCCAAACGAGATATACATTGTTGAGTTATTCCGTAACAACTTACTCTTACAGTGCAAGGATTTAATTTAAAGGATTTCAACTTTACTTGAGAGGTATTATTAACAACTCATCTTCGCTACTCCAGGTATCTTTACTGACCCATTATCAGAAGCAGAGTGTTACCAAATcctttaaatatatataaactcaGAAACAGAGTCTCCCTCCCCACTGGCTTCCTTAATCTCTCCCTTCCTACAATCAAATTAGAATTACAAAATGCATGAAAATTCACATTCCAATGTCTTATTCAATCACCAATTTCAAATGAACCACcttaataaactaataacttCATATTATATTATGAGTACACATCAAACCCACCCAACTTACCAAACCCAAAATGCAGATTTAGACAGATCCCACCAAACTCATATCATCATAATCATTTTatacaaaattcaaaaatcacGTCCACTATCACGacaaaaaacaaccaaatagagTGAGACTACAAGAGGACAAGGATATGCCATGATGAATTTCCAAATATCGACAACAATGAAGGGCAAAAAACTCCATATAATCTCCACTAACCTATATCATCTTGGTCCACGCTAGTAGTATCATCATCATCTTGATCACGATAAGACTTCCCCCAAAACAAGAGAAGCCTGGGGATTCTAATACCAATATCATAATAATTCCATGGTTTAGAACTTCTGAGAAAAAGGCTCATGATTCAACATTCTGTGCTATAACTTAAAACTCACTTAGATGCCTGACAATAAATAATGATCAAGATTTTGCAATAACCACACAGATCTGTTCATAAATAATGATCAAGACTTTGATAATGCCACAACAAGTCAAGATACGCAAGAAAAATCATCTCTAGTTGCATCTTGTAATGAAATTTCTTGAATCATGTTCTAATTCTATTCTTTATGATTCCAAGTCAAAAAGGAATAAAGAGATGGCTACCTGTTATCCTCAAATTTAATTTCCAGGAAAAAGAATAAAACAAAAATCCTGAAGAGCAATGGATGCAGGAACCTGCTGAATAACTTATAGTTATCATGAGCTTCAGAAGATGGTAGACGAAAGTTGGTCATCTTCATCCTTCATATGCCTGAGTAGCCTTTGGATCACATGACGTATAttttcaatttgtggatgcttTTCATCACCAACAACAAACACATGAACCTGACTCTTCAGTTCAATCCAGCTACACCCAGGCTCCTTACTCACTCCTCTGAGTTTCATTAGGCTCCTTACCCGCTCAACATCTTCCCTCCTACCCAAGGAAGTATATATGCTTGACAACAACACATAAGCTGATGATTCTTGTGAGCCCAACTCCATTAACTTCTCGCCAGCATAGGCTCCCAATTCGTAATTACGATAGTTCCGAGAAGCACTTAATAGAATACGCCATAAACACATACCATGATCAATAGTTGCCGATTCTATAAACTCTTTGGCTTCATCTAACTTCCCAGCACGGCTTAATATGTCAACCATGCAAGCATAATGTTCCACCCTTGGGGCTATGCCAAATTCATTAGACATCATCTTAAAATATATCCACCCTCTCTCGACGGATCCCATATGGCTGCAAGCAGAAAGAACATTCACAAATGTAACATAATCCGGTTTTGCATCCTCCAACCGCATCTCCTCAAAGAGCTGTAGAGCCTCGATGCCCCTCCCATTTTGTGAAAGCCCTGATATCATTGCGTTCCAAGTTACTGCATCCCTCATTGGCATCCTCCTAAACACCAGATTGCCGTCTTCCAAATTCCCACACTTTGCATACATGGTTGAAAGAGCACTTCCAATTGGTACTTCAAGACTGAACCCATACTTGACAGTACGGGCATGGATTTGCTTCCCTTGTTCAAAAGCACTTAGACTTGAACATGCTTTGAGGACACTAGCCATAGTTAGTTCATTGGGCATCATTCCCTCCCTTTGCATTCTGCAATACAAACTCAAAGCAGCTTCATTCTCCCCATTTTGCACATACCCTCCAATCATTGAAGTCCAAAGAACAATATCAGGTTCTTTCAAATAATCAAACCCCTTACGGGCATCACTAACGCTACCACATTTGGCATACATATCAACCAAAGCTGtcattatatatatttggaattcGAAACCCATCTTTAATGAATAGCTATGAActtgtcttccttcttcaagAGCACCGATGTCACTACAAGCATTGATGACTCCAACAAAAGTGAACTCACTCGGGATAACCCCAGCAAAATGCATATGTGAAAACAAGTCCAGAGCCTTTTGGGAATCCCCACTTTGTGCAAAACCAGTTATCATTGCTGACCATGTGATAGAATTCTTATCACCAGACAACTTAAAAGTTCTAAGTGCATCATCTAAGCTCCCACATTTCGCATACATGGTTACAAGCGCATTCTCAACAGAAACGAAACCTATCAACCCGTCTTTCACTGAAAGACAATGAATTTGCTTACCGGTATCAACAAACTCAGGAAGCGCCAAGGCACTAAGAACACTCGTCAAAACAAATTCACTCTCTTCTTCATTCTCCACATCCCTACGCATCTTCCCGAAAAGCGCCAACGCATCACCAGCCATCCGCTGTATTGCATACCCAGAAATCATAGTCGCCCAAGAAACTGAATTCCTCTCGAGCATTCTATCAAACACCTTACGTGCATCCGACACAAGACCTGCTTTACAGTACATATTCAAAAGAGAACTCCCAACAAACACATCATAAAAGCTGGCAGCTTTGGTAGCAAGCGCGTGAACTTGCCGGCCGCAAGAAACGTCCAACACATTGGACGCCGCCGTGAAGACGCCGGAAAAAGTGTGGGCATTAGGAAACGTGTTCTCCGTCCTCATGCGCCGAAAAAGCTCGACGACGACGAGGGAGGAGGCTCGGAGACCCTGCTGGGAGTAGCCATTGATGAGGGAGTTCCAGGAGACGACGTCCTTGTCGGGAATAGCGTCAAACACAAGATGGGCTCCGGGCAAGTCGCCGCATTTGGCGTAGAGGTTGACGACGGCGTTGGCGATGTATACGCAAGATATGGGACCGGCTTTGATTAAATGAGCGTGGAGGGACTTGCCCTTTTGGAGGTCCTTTTGGCGGGCGTATTGGGTGACGGCGGCGAACAGGGGCCGGTACTGAGATGGAAGCTGCGAAATCAGACTCATCAACCGCCGACGGAGGCAGAGCGGCGGTCCTGTTTTTACTACGAGTCTTTTTCTcgtgaaatttgaaaaaatggctTTCTCTAGAGCCAATTTTCCCATTTTGTCCTTCAATATTGCTTGAACTAGGACGTCGACAACAAGGGTATTATAGTCTTTAcgaaataaactataaaaaggATTAAAGAGAAGGAGAGGAGAGGAATTTGCAGTCGGTGTATGAGCGAGCGTTAGGGCTTTTGAGAGGCTCGCAAAGTCCTGCAATTCCCGTCGGTGTTGAAAGGAGGACTGTTTCCCGGGTAAATTGCAATTGGGTCcgacttcaattttttttctcgtAGTGCTAATCTAATTTAGGGTTATAGACAGCTTCTAGATTTGTGTACAAATTCTTTGCAAGAATGAATAACTAGGGTTCATATTCTATGATTGATAGAATACTGGCTACAGCTCTCTGCACCCGAGTTCGTGtcttcgtcctcgaaatttagtTTAATCATATTGATTAGCTTTGAAGTAATTAACTTTGTTTAATCATGCTTTAGTTGCGCTTTGAGTAATTTTAGTGCATAGAAAATACTTAATATTCTGTTTCATTGTATAAGTTATTGATTGTGTAGCTCAAATTAGTGGGATTCCAatgttttgattttaatttataatGTAAGATGGTTGTTCTTTGGTTGCAGCTCGACTTAGGAGTAAAAATGTTCAAGAATACGTTTCAATCCGGATTTCTATCCATTCTATACAGCCTCGGGTATGATGTCTTTTTCTCTCGTATTTGGAATGTTTTCTTATCCTTGCAGTTGTAACATTGATGTTAAGCTGTGCATTGTTTTGAATATTCAGGAGTAAACCTTTGCAGATTTGGGATAAAGAAGGTTAGTGGTTTTAACTCTAAACATgttgattaaattttgaaattcttgTGAAATTCAACCTGTTACAAATATCAATGTGTGATGATGCATTATGACTCTTCAGTGTTGTTTACGTCTTTCGCATTTTTTTTCTCCTAAATTGTGAGCTGAGTTGACGAAGTAATCTTAATCACACTTTTGAAGTGGTAGTACAATGACAACATGGCTTGTATGCTTTTAATAGTTTGGTACCTGAAAGTGCTTAATCATGGTTCAATATTGTCTCCGTCATTGCTATCGATCTCTCTTATCGTCAAAGGAGTTTGTCTTTTCTGTTTGAA encodes the following:
- the LOC126586621 gene encoding pentatricopeptide repeat-containing protein At2g33680, which gives rise to MSLISQLPSQYRPLFAAVTQYARQKDLQKGKSLHAHLIKAGPISCVYIANAVVNLYAKCGDLPGAHLVFDAIPDKDVVSWNSLINGYSQQGLRASSLVVVELFRRMRTENTFPNAHTFSGVFTAASNVLDVSCGRQVHALATKAASFYDVFVGSSLLNMYCKAGLVSDARKVFDRMLERNSVSWATMISGYAIQRMAGDALALFGKMRRDVENEEESEFVLTSVLSALALPEFVDTGKQIHCLSVKDGLIGFVSVENALVTMYAKCGSLDDALRTFKLSGDKNSITWSAMITGFAQSGDSQKALDLFSHMHFAGVIPSEFTFVGVINACSDIGALEEGRQVHSYSLKMGFEFQIYIMTALVDMYAKCGSVSDARKGFDYLKEPDIVLWTSMIGGYVQNGENEAALSLYCRMQREGMMPNELTMASVLKACSSLSAFEQGKQIHARTVKYGFSLEVPIGSALSTMYAKCGNLEDGNLVFRRMPMRDAVTWNAMISGLSQNGRGIEALQLFEEMRLEDAKPDYVTFVNVLSACSHMGSVERGWIYFKMMSNEFGIAPRVEHYACMVDILSRAGKLDEAKEFIESATIDHGMCLWRILLSASRNYRNYELGAYAGEKLMELGSQESSAYVLLSSIYTSLGRREDVERVRSLMKLRGVSKEPGCSWIELKSQVHVFVVGDEKHPQIENIRHVIQRLLRHMKDEDDQLSSTIF